A genomic stretch from Glaciecola nitratireducens FR1064 includes:
- a CDS encoding Hsp20 family protein: MRTIDLSPLYRSFIGSDHLASMIDAAARNEKQNTYPPYNIELLEEDKYRITMAVAGFAKDNVVIEVVENTLIISGSKEQAPDESRKFLHKGISERNFERKFQLGDNVKVLSADLENGLLHVDLERVVPEAKKPRRIEIGSQLFENK, translated from the coding sequence ATGCGTACTATCGATCTATCTCCACTATACCGTTCATTCATTGGTTCAGACCATTTAGCATCTATGATTGATGCAGCTGCTCGAAACGAAAAACAGAATACTTATCCACCATACAATATTGAACTTCTTGAAGAAGATAAATATAGAATTACCATGGCAGTTGCTGGCTTTGCTAAAGACAATGTTGTTATTGAGGTTGTGGAAAACACACTCATTATCAGCGGCAGCAAAGAGCAAGCTCCAGACGAAAGTCGTAAATTCCTTCACAAAGGTATTTCAGAAAGAAACTTTGAACGCAAATTTCAACTCGGTGACAATGTGAAAGTACTGTCTGCCGATTTAGAAAATGGCTTATTACACGTCGACCTTGAGCGAGTAGTACCGGAAGCTAAAAAGCCAAGACGTATTGAAATAGGCAGCCAGCTTTTTGAAAATAAATAG
- a CDS encoding monovalent cation/H+ antiporter complex subunit F, translated as MIEYYLVAGLAILIAMALGVCRALLGPTVFDRILAVNLFGTKAVLLVAVFAFFSGRHDLLDISLLYSLLNFVGVIAALRLVERGKFFANNSKIEQEHLTGDQSAGEINLENKQKGNQDA; from the coding sequence ATGATTGAATATTATCTTGTTGCAGGCTTAGCCATACTTATTGCAATGGCATTAGGTGTTTGCAGAGCACTATTAGGACCGACCGTTTTTGACCGTATCTTAGCCGTCAACTTATTTGGCACGAAAGCTGTGTTGTTAGTGGCTGTTTTTGCCTTCTTTTCCGGCCGTCATGATTTATTAGATATTTCTTTACTGTACTCCCTACTTAACTTTGTAGGTGTTATTGCAGCATTAAGATTAGTTGAAAGAGGCAAATTCTTTGCCAACAACAGCAAAATAGAACAAGAACATCTAACCGGCGACCAAAGCGCTGGTGAAATAAATCTCGAGAACAAACAAAAAGGAAACCAAGATGCTTGA
- a CDS encoding Na(+)/H(+) antiporter subunit B, protein MANDLILRVVTKWLSPIIILFALYVQFHGDYSPGGGFQAGVIFSSAILLYALTYGLDAALQLIPEYMLRIGASLGVLIYGGVGVASMILGGNFLNYSVLASTSIAGQHLGIIIIELGVGITVASVMVLLFFTFARRVAPE, encoded by the coding sequence ATGGCAAATGATCTTATTTTAAGAGTTGTCACTAAGTGGCTGTCTCCCATCATTATTCTTTTTGCACTTTACGTTCAATTTCACGGTGATTATAGTCCCGGCGGCGGTTTCCAAGCAGGTGTAATATTCAGTTCAGCGATTTTGTTATATGCGCTCACTTACGGGCTTGATGCTGCACTGCAGCTTATCCCTGAATATATGCTGCGCATTGGTGCAAGTTTAGGCGTGCTTATATATGGTGGCGTTGGTGTAGCTTCGATGATACTTGGCGGTAATTTCTTAAATTATAGCGTGTTGGCCAGTACTTCCATTGCTGGGCAGCATCTTGGCATTATTATTATCGAACTGGGCGTTGGTATAACGGTAGCCTCGGTGATGGTGCTATTGTTTTTCACTTTTGCAAGAAGGGTGGCACCAGAATGA
- a CDS encoding DUF4040 domain-containing protein — protein sequence MSLIVNLVLLVFLLVMALAVLKTRHLFAMAMLFGLYSLLVAGLFVVLDAPDVAFTEAAVGTGISTVLMLVTLASIKDGHELVSTQKSRAAPLIICILMGGLLIYGTHDIAELGDGKSAPHMQVAARYIEKGQEETGVPNLVTAVLASYRGFDTLGEVTVVLTAGIGVLMLLGSRKKIRIKEVSNGK from the coding sequence ATGAGCCTTATCGTTAATTTAGTTCTACTTGTGTTTCTCCTAGTAATGGCTTTAGCCGTCCTTAAAACCCGTCATTTATTCGCAATGGCAATGCTATTTGGCTTATACAGCTTATTGGTTGCGGGTTTGTTTGTTGTTCTAGATGCACCAGACGTCGCTTTTACTGAAGCGGCTGTTGGAACAGGCATATCAACTGTTCTGATGTTAGTTACCTTAGCGTCGATTAAGGACGGTCACGAACTTGTCTCAACCCAAAAATCGCGAGCAGCTCCGCTTATCATCTGCATATTAATGGGTGGACTACTTATATATGGTACTCATGACATTGCAGAATTAGGTGATGGTAAAAGCGCACCACATATGCAGGTAGCGGCACGATATATTGAAAAGGGACAAGAGGAAACTGGTGTGCCAAATCTAGTCACGGCGGTTTTAGCAAGCTATCGCGGCTTTGACACACTCGGAGAGGTGACGGTTGTGCTCACTGCGGGTATTGGTGTGTTGATGTTGCTGGGTTCAAGAAAGAAAATAAGAATAAAAGAGGTATCCAATGGCAAATGA
- a CDS encoding cation:proton antiporter subunit C — MMEYLVGHINYWLIVAVMMVGLYTLMSRSNLIKKLAGLAMFQTAVILFYVSLGKVTGGTVPIISEKYSLYSNPLPQVLMLTAIVVGVATTALGFALVIRIKEAYNSVEENEISAMDEKE; from the coding sequence ATGATGGAGTACCTTGTTGGACATATTAACTACTGGTTAATTGTCGCAGTTATGATGGTTGGTCTTTATACCTTAATGAGTCGCTCTAATCTCATCAAGAAGCTAGCAGGTTTGGCAATGTTTCAAACTGCAGTGATTCTATTTTACGTTAGTTTAGGCAAAGTCACTGGTGGTACTGTTCCGATAATTAGCGAAAAATATAGCCTGTATTCAAACCCTCTTCCACAAGTGCTTATGTTGACAGCTATCGTCGTGGGTGTCGCGACTACAGCCTTGGGATTTGCATTAGTTATCCGCATAAAAGAAGCTTATAACTCTGTCGAAGAAAATGAAATTTCGGCTATGGATGAAAAAGAATAA
- a CDS encoding alpha-amylase family glycosyl hydrolase: MNNARATIILKYPVIPHVKHSTPLWASNASIYQVNVRQFSPSGTFKAVNTQLLRLKQLGVSIIWLMPIHEIGQVKRKGTLGSPYAVKDYYSINAELGTDAELKELIEHAHELELKVILDWVPNHSAWDNKLVTEHPHWYARDYKGDFRPAPWWDWDDIIEFDYSQPDLREYMIDAMSYWVRKFDVDGFRCDVAGYIPNDFWRQAREALDEIKPVFMLAEWENRDLHEYAFDMTYAWSWNEVLHDIVHERASLDKLRKYYSWNERAWPKEAMRMTFVSNHDENAWEGTPSEKFGDAEHACIVLSCLGQGMPLIHNGQEAGETKRLAFFEKDCIEWQEHSTGALYTQLLSLRQRYTALWNAEHGALMHQVPNNHQQAIFSFVRQDSESKWFMIFNFSNEHKQVSFKEDLFTDEYIDVFESSPCLHDLFADFELDLEPWEYRIFMRKY, translated from the coding sequence ATGAACAACGCACGCGCGACAATTATTTTGAAATATCCAGTCATACCCCATGTTAAACATAGCACTCCGCTGTGGGCGAGTAACGCCAGTATTTACCAAGTCAATGTTCGTCAATTCAGTCCATCAGGTACATTTAAGGCAGTTAACACTCAGCTGTTACGTCTAAAACAGTTAGGGGTTAGTATTATTTGGCTGATGCCTATTCATGAAATTGGGCAAGTTAAACGAAAAGGCACCTTGGGGAGTCCCTACGCGGTTAAAGATTACTACTCAATCAATGCGGAGCTTGGCACCGATGCAGAGCTTAAAGAGTTAATAGAACATGCCCATGAACTTGAATTAAAAGTCATACTCGACTGGGTTCCGAATCACAGCGCATGGGACAATAAATTGGTCACAGAACATCCGCATTGGTACGCCCGAGATTATAAAGGTGATTTTAGACCTGCGCCGTGGTGGGATTGGGATGACATCATCGAGTTTGATTACTCGCAGCCAGATTTGCGTGAATATATGATTGATGCCATGAGTTATTGGGTCAGAAAGTTTGATGTTGATGGCTTTCGCTGTGACGTCGCTGGTTATATTCCCAATGATTTCTGGCGACAGGCTCGGGAAGCGCTAGATGAAATAAAACCCGTGTTTATGCTAGCCGAATGGGAGAATAGGGATTTACACGAATATGCATTTGATATGACCTATGCGTGGTCTTGGAATGAGGTGCTACACGATATTGTGCATGAACGTGCTTCGTTGGATAAGTTAAGAAAATACTACTCTTGGAATGAGCGAGCATGGCCAAAGGAAGCCATGCGAATGACGTTTGTCAGCAATCATGATGAAAACGCATGGGAAGGCACACCTTCCGAAAAATTTGGTGATGCAGAGCACGCTTGCATTGTATTGTCATGCTTGGGTCAAGGCATGCCGCTGATCCACAATGGTCAGGAAGCGGGAGAAACTAAACGACTGGCGTTTTTTGAAAAAGATTGTATTGAATGGCAAGAGCATTCCACTGGTGCTCTATATACACAGTTATTGTCCTTGCGTCAGCGCTATACAGCCCTTTGGAATGCTGAACACGGGGCGCTCATGCATCAAGTACCGAATAATCATCAGCAAGCAATATTCAGCTTTGTGCGCCAAGACAGTGAAAGTAAGTGGTTTATGATTTTTAATTTCAGCAATGAGCACAAGCAGGTGAGCTTTAAAGAGGACTTGTTTACTGATGAATATATAGACGTGTTCGAAAGCAGTCCGTGTCTGCATGATTTGTTTGCAGATTTTGAACTCGACCTCGAACCCTGGGAATATCGTATTTTTATGCGAAAGTATTAA
- a CDS encoding proton-conducting transporter membrane subunit, with protein sequence MTQLALTHLLILSMVVPIVGAIIISRLDKHINLRETATIVTAVILFIINVDIYLSLDLSHAKDVAASRLTFAEPIEGLSIAFSATAFGSLFALIASGLWIATSIYAIGYMRGHNEKYQTRFYVLFAVAIAGVMAVAYSDNLFTLFLFYEILTVSTYPLVTHEGTRDARKGGKTYILILMGSSILFFLPAMVIVWFVSGTLTFQEGGILAGNLDMIWAAPLLILFLFGISKAGLMPLHRWLPSAMVAPTPVSALLHAVAVVKAGVFSVMKVVVFIFGADFITESGANHWLIWIPLTTIVLASFIALTKDNLKERLAYSTVSQLSYIILGALLANEAGIIGGTMHIAMHAFAKISLFFAAGAILVASHKKYVSELAGLGRVMPFTFAVFTIGTLSIIGLPFFGGMWSKYYLVSGGLSFTGPAATYWAVLIGLTVSSLLNIYYLLSIPMTAFFNKPVKTSADHSHDSHGDPNSVRQGIKEAPFACLIGMAIPTLMTLYLFFDPQVFYRLSSTLANF encoded by the coding sequence ATGACGCAATTGGCATTAACCCATTTATTGATACTCTCTATGGTTGTTCCGATAGTTGGGGCGATCATCATATCCCGATTAGACAAACACATAAATTTACGCGAGACAGCCACTATTGTGACCGCTGTCATACTTTTCATTATCAACGTTGATATTTACCTCAGTCTCGACTTATCTCATGCAAAAGACGTTGCAGCTTCGCGGCTCACCTTTGCTGAACCTATAGAAGGTTTGTCGATTGCATTTTCTGCAACGGCCTTTGGCAGTTTATTTGCACTGATCGCCAGCGGCTTGTGGATCGCAACATCCATTTATGCGATCGGATACATGCGCGGACACAACGAAAAATACCAGACGCGTTTCTATGTTTTGTTTGCTGTTGCTATTGCCGGCGTAATGGCCGTCGCTTACTCAGACAATTTGTTCACACTATTCTTATTCTATGAAATATTAACGGTCTCAACCTACCCCCTAGTTACTCATGAAGGAACCAGAGATGCGAGAAAAGGTGGTAAAACCTATATCCTCATCTTAATGGGCTCATCCATTTTGTTTTTCCTTCCAGCCATGGTCATTGTTTGGTTTGTATCAGGCACATTGACCTTCCAAGAGGGTGGAATACTTGCTGGTAACCTTGACATGATTTGGGCTGCACCACTTTTAATATTATTTCTTTTCGGCATAAGTAAAGCTGGGCTAATGCCACTTCACCGATGGCTTCCCTCCGCGATGGTTGCGCCAACCCCGGTAAGTGCCTTACTGCATGCCGTAGCCGTTGTAAAGGCTGGCGTGTTTTCAGTGATGAAGGTGGTTGTATTTATTTTTGGCGCAGACTTCATTACTGAATCTGGTGCGAATCATTGGTTAATATGGATACCATTAACCACCATTGTTCTCGCCTCATTCATTGCCTTAACCAAAGACAATTTGAAAGAGCGCTTAGCCTATTCCACGGTAAGCCAATTAAGCTACATTATTTTAGGTGCGCTTTTAGCCAATGAAGCCGGAATTATAGGCGGCACAATGCATATCGCAATGCATGCATTTGCTAAAATTTCATTATTTTTTGCAGCGGGCGCCATTCTTGTTGCAAGTCATAAAAAGTATGTAAGTGAACTGGCTGGCTTGGGCCGCGTTATGCCCTTCACTTTTGCGGTCTTTACGATAGGTACCCTGAGTATTATTGGTTTGCCTTTCTTTGGCGGCATGTGGAGCAAATATTATTTAGTATCAGGCGGCCTCAGTTTTACTGGTCCTGCCGCCACCTATTGGGCGGTACTTATTGGCTTAACAGTCAGTTCTTTGTTAAATATTTACTATTTACTCAGTATCCCTATGACGGCATTTTTCAACAAACCAGTTAAGACCAGCGCCGATCATTCGCATGATTCACATGGCGATCCCAACTCTGTGAGGCAAGGGATCAAAGAAGCGCCTTTTGCCTGCCTAATTGGCATGGCTATTCCCACATTAATGACACTTTATTTGTTCTTTGATCCGCAAGTGTTTTATCGACTTTCATCAACACTGGCAAATTTTTAA
- the mnhG gene encoding monovalent cation/H(+) antiporter subunit G, which translates to MLEIFGFILIGIGCFLGLVGAFGLVRLPDMYARLHAVGVTDTLCSFLILSGLACHADSVNVIAKLILIFLFLVFTSPVSSYALANNAWRWGLIHNQKIHISNFKLDKEKK; encoded by the coding sequence ATGCTTGAAATATTTGGCTTCATTCTTATTGGCATAGGCTGTTTTCTTGGACTTGTTGGTGCATTCGGTTTGGTCCGCTTACCTGATATGTACGCAAGATTGCATGCTGTAGGTGTTACCGATACCTTATGTTCATTTTTAATTTTATCTGGTCTAGCGTGCCACGCTGACTCAGTCAACGTAATCGCCAAACTCATTCTTATCTTTTTATTCCTAGTATTTACAAGTCCTGTTTCATCTTACGCATTGGCGAACAATGCTTGGCGCTGGGGCTTAATTCACAATCAGAAGATCCACATCAGCAACTTTAAATTAGACAAGGAAAAAAAATGA
- a CDS encoding Na+/H+ antiporter subunit E: MSHLFRLGVILVVVWLLLSGIYEPLMLSFGALSILISLWLTKRMLRIDQEQFTFFVTISLVKFLAQLFYKVIVSNYDVTLRVLGIRPVESTFITIEVPFDNDVARVLYANAITLTPGSASIALSDHTLLVHTISEQGAQDLAQGDILNIMPKQYQVKTLENSNE, encoded by the coding sequence TTGAGTCATTTGTTTAGATTAGGCGTGATACTTGTTGTTGTTTGGCTTTTACTATCTGGTATCTACGAGCCATTAATGCTCTCCTTTGGTGCTCTCTCCATTCTAATATCGCTTTGGCTAACAAAACGCATGTTACGAATAGACCAAGAACAATTTACATTCTTTGTCACGATCAGTCTGGTCAAGTTTCTAGCTCAACTATTTTATAAGGTGATCGTTTCCAACTATGATGTCACATTGAGGGTTCTTGGAATAAGACCTGTGGAATCCACGTTTATCACTATTGAAGTGCCTTTTGACAATGACGTTGCAAGAGTTCTTTACGCAAATGCAATTACACTCACGCCCGGTTCAGCCAGCATCGCCTTATCAGATCACACACTCTTAGTTCACACCATTAGTGAGCAAGGCGCTCAAGACCTTGCGCAAGGCGATATTTTGAATATTATGCCCAAGCAATATCAGGTAAAAACTTTAGAGAATAGTAACGAATGA
- a CDS encoding MAPEG family protein, whose translation MNLMITGLYAGLLGLILLALSIQVIKARRKHMVSLGDGNIDDLQRATRAHANFSEYVPVCIILLLIAELTSQADVFLHICGIALVFGRIAHAYGLVTKAGASWGRVSGTLATFAVLIALSFWNLYIVIAKFI comes from the coding sequence ATGAATTTAATGATTACCGGACTTTACGCTGGTCTTTTAGGCCTTATTTTGCTTGCTCTATCTATTCAAGTAATCAAAGCTAGAAGAAAACATATGGTTAGCTTAGGTGATGGAAATATAGACGATTTGCAGAGAGCAACGAGGGCGCATGCTAATTTTAGTGAATATGTTCCTGTTTGTATCATTCTTTTATTAATAGCAGAGTTAACGTCACAGGCTGACGTTTTTTTGCATATTTGTGGTATTGCGTTGGTATTTGGACGGATTGCTCATGCCTATGGCTTGGTGACAAAAGCGGGTGCAAGTTGGGGAAGGGTTAGTGGCACTTTAGCCACATTTGCTGTATTAATTGCCTTGTCTTTCTGGAATTTGTACATAGTTATTGCGAAATTTATTTAG
- a CDS encoding monovalent cation/H+ antiporter subunit D family protein translates to MEQLTILLIVIPLMVAPITALIPSEKITWLLTLIVCLISLAISSYILYAVIDGSHVIYELGGWRPPWGIEYKIDSLNAFVALIVSGIGCLACLFGYRSVPDEIEEKTIPLFYAAFQLCLLGLLGIALTGDIFNLFVFLEISSLATYALISMGKNRKALTAAFSYLILGTIGATFFLIGVGFLFAASGSLNTADIANRFSTFEDMQLVETALIFMVMGIALKAAIFPLHSWLPNAYSQAPSTVSVFLSATATKVSIYVLLRILYDLYPIQYWVDMLLPQIMLSLGCVAVIYGSYRAYQQTEMKRLLAFSSVAQIGYIVIGFSLVNQLGLTAAIIHLFNHALIKATLFIGAGILLYRANTTELGSLRGLGKDMPWTFAAITLAGLSLIGVPGTVGFVTKWYLLEAAVEKGMWIVVITIVLGSVLAIGYVWKIVENLYFRSKRKTHIQDVHSGDSGIAKAPKTMVTALWIGAALCIFFGLNTELSFQAASSAASALLKP, encoded by the coding sequence ATGGAACAACTTACCATCTTATTGATTGTCATTCCTTTGATGGTCGCCCCGATTACTGCATTAATTCCGTCTGAAAAAATAACTTGGTTATTAACATTAATTGTTTGCCTTATATCGTTAGCAATCTCTAGCTATATACTTTATGCAGTGATTGATGGCAGCCACGTTATTTATGAATTAGGCGGTTGGCGTCCACCTTGGGGGATTGAATATAAAATTGATTCCTTAAATGCATTTGTTGCTCTTATCGTTAGCGGTATTGGTTGCCTTGCGTGCTTATTTGGTTATCGCAGCGTGCCTGATGAAATTGAAGAGAAGACAATACCACTGTTCTATGCTGCATTTCAGCTATGTTTATTGGGTCTTTTAGGCATCGCATTGACGGGCGATATTTTCAACCTGTTCGTGTTCTTGGAAATTTCATCACTGGCTACCTATGCACTCATCAGCATGGGTAAAAATAGAAAAGCGCTCACCGCAGCATTTTCATATTTAATACTCGGCACCATCGGTGCAACTTTCTTTCTTATCGGGGTTGGTTTTTTATTCGCAGCATCCGGAAGTTTAAATACGGCAGACATAGCGAACCGATTCAGTACATTTGAAGACATGCAGCTAGTTGAAACCGCACTTATTTTTATGGTCATGGGCATAGCCCTGAAAGCAGCAATATTTCCTCTCCATAGTTGGTTGCCGAATGCTTACAGCCAAGCCCCCTCAACCGTGAGCGTTTTTCTTTCTGCAACCGCGACAAAAGTCTCAATATATGTATTGCTTCGTATTCTTTATGACCTCTATCCTATTCAGTATTGGGTGGACATGTTATTGCCGCAAATCATGTTATCACTCGGATGCGTCGCCGTTATTTACGGTTCATATCGCGCTTATCAACAAACCGAAATGAAACGTCTTTTGGCTTTTTCTAGTGTCGCTCAAATTGGCTACATCGTGATTGGATTCTCACTTGTGAATCAGCTTGGACTGACCGCAGCAATTATACATTTATTCAACCACGCTCTGATTAAAGCGACCCTATTCATTGGTGCGGGCATTCTGCTTTATAGAGCCAATACAACAGAATTAGGCAGCTTAAGAGGTTTAGGAAAGGACATGCCGTGGACCTTTGCCGCCATTACTCTGGCAGGGTTAAGTCTCATCGGTGTTCCGGGTACTGTCGGCTTTGTTACGAAGTGGTATTTGCTTGAAGCTGCCGTTGAAAAAGGCATGTGGATTGTGGTCATCACAATTGTTTTAGGCTCAGTATTGGCAATTGGTTATGTCTGGAAAATTGTCGAAAACCTATATTTCAGAAGTAAGCGGAAAACACATATACAAGATGTACATAGCGGTGACTCAGGCATAGCGAAAGCACCTAAAACAATGGTTACAGCTCTCTGGATTGGCGCTGCCCTATGTATATTTTTCGGCTTAAATACTGAATTATCTTTTCAAGCGGCATCTTCTGCTGCCTCTGCACTGCTGAAGCCATAG
- a CDS encoding Na(+)/H(+) antiporter subunit D: protein MSYAIPAFLPFFLAALFAAVAPVKLRYLLVLVPLVNGILIYLNADQLTPISVQLHTFTLQIMDVGAQVSEQDAKLSLLFAYLFHLACFICLIYALHVKDRVQIVAGLLYAGSAVGAVFAGDFITLFIFWELLAVTSAFLVFARRTQASKLAGIRYLIIQVLSGVLLLIGAISYFQQTGSTDIGYIGLGSMASWLFLIAFGIKAAFPFMHSWLTDAYPEATPAGAVFLSAFTTKVAIYMLARTFPGEDLLVYIGAAMTCFPIFYAVIENDLRKVLAYSLINQLGFMVCGIGIGTALALNGTVAHAFNDVIFKGLLFMTMGAVLHRVGHVNGSNLGGLYKTMPKTTIFCIVGAASISAFPLFSGFVSKSMVMAAMIEAGHEYLWLMLLFASAGVFHHAGIKIPFFAFFAHDSGLRPKEAPTNMLVAMGIASFICILVGTYPEFLYQMLPWDMEKAYVPYDLTHTLTQLQLLFFSALAFVWLNKKGLYPPELKSVNLDTEWLYRKVLPTTGNGLARIANNIKAGVIEISVSAFNALPVMKRGNDANAATLTLRMALGFVVLAVLAFVTQFM from the coding sequence ATGAGCTACGCTATTCCTGCATTCTTACCGTTTTTCTTAGCAGCACTGTTTGCAGCAGTCGCACCAGTGAAGCTGCGATATCTATTGGTTTTAGTGCCTTTAGTTAACGGTATTTTGATTTATTTGAACGCTGACCAACTAACCCCAATTAGCGTTCAACTGCACACATTCACCCTACAGATTATGGATGTTGGTGCGCAAGTGAGCGAGCAAGACGCTAAACTCAGTTTACTTTTCGCCTATCTATTTCACCTAGCCTGCTTTATCTGTCTTATATATGCATTACATGTTAAGGATCGAGTGCAAATTGTTGCAGGCTTGCTGTATGCCGGTAGTGCCGTCGGTGCGGTATTTGCGGGTGACTTCATTACCCTATTTATCTTTTGGGAATTGCTCGCAGTTACTTCTGCCTTTTTAGTCTTTGCTCGCAGAACCCAAGCATCTAAATTAGCGGGTATACGTTATTTAATTATCCAAGTACTGTCGGGTGTTCTGCTGCTCATTGGGGCAATTAGCTACTTCCAACAGACAGGTTCAACAGACATAGGCTATATCGGTTTAGGCTCCATGGCGTCGTGGTTATTCTTAATTGCCTTTGGTATCAAAGCAGCCTTCCCATTCATGCATTCATGGTTAACAGACGCCTATCCAGAAGCCACACCAGCGGGTGCTGTTTTCCTATCAGCGTTCACCACTAAAGTCGCAATTTACATGCTCGCCAGAACATTTCCGGGCGAAGACTTATTGGTTTATATTGGCGCAGCGATGACCTGCTTCCCTATATTTTATGCCGTAATTGAAAACGACTTACGCAAAGTATTAGCGTATAGCTTGATCAATCAGCTAGGCTTTATGGTTTGCGGTATCGGCATTGGTACTGCGCTCGCACTCAACGGTACTGTTGCGCATGCATTTAACGACGTTATATTTAAAGGTCTATTGTTTATGACAATGGGCGCCGTATTGCATCGCGTTGGTCACGTAAACGGTTCGAACCTTGGTGGCTTATATAAAACTATGCCTAAAACGACGATTTTCTGTATTGTCGGCGCAGCATCTATTTCTGCTTTCCCATTATTTAGCGGTTTTGTCAGTAAGAGCATGGTGATGGCAGCCATGATTGAAGCTGGACATGAATATTTATGGCTTATGTTGTTGTTTGCTTCAGCTGGCGTATTCCATCATGCGGGGATCAAGATTCCATTTTTCGCTTTCTTTGCGCACGATTCAGGTTTACGTCCAAAAGAGGCTCCAACCAATATGCTTGTCGCGATGGGGATTGCTTCATTTATCTGTATTCTTGTTGGCACGTACCCAGAGTTTTTGTATCAAATGCTGCCTTGGGATATGGAAAAAGCCTACGTACCTTACGATTTAACACATACGCTAACTCAACTACAACTATTGTTCTTCTCAGCGCTAGCCTTCGTTTGGTTAAACAAAAAAGGATTATATCCGCCTGAATTGAAGTCGGTTAACTTGGATACTGAGTGGTTATATCGAAAAGTATTACCGACGACAGGTAATGGTTTAGCGCGTATTGCGAACAATATCAAAGCCGGCGTTATCGAAATATCTGTGAGCGCATTCAACGCATTACCGGTAATGAAGCGCGGTAATGACGCAAACGCGGCGACCTTAACGTTAAGAATGGCATTAGGGTTTGTTGTATTAGCCGTATTAGCGTTTGTGACGCAATTTATGTAA